The following is a genomic window from Candidatus Zixiibacteriota bacterium.
GGATCATTTCCCGCAGACATTCTGTCTGACGCATTCATTGCTGCCAAATCGATTTCCCTTGACAAAATGGACTTCCGAGATTATCATTAAAACGCAATCGGAAAGTGTTACTCTTTCTGTGGATTACCTAATATCGTCCGCCCAGGCAGGCCAATTACCTGTCTGGGTTTTTAATTGTACCGGCATCGGATTATCGACGCCTTCTCCGCGGCCAATTCCTGATTGACACGCTTTTACCTGTCGAGTAACTTGTTGGGCAATGAACACTCCCAACAAATTAACCCTGCTCCGCATAATAATCGCGCCGTTTTTCATGTTCTTTTTCATCATCGATAATTTCCATATGCGCATGGTCGCGCTGGGACTATTCATCGTAGCCGCGCTGACTGATCTGGCCGATGGCCACTATGCGAGGAAATACGGCATCATCACCGGCTTCGGAAAATTCATGGACCCTCTGGCAGACAAAATTCTGGTTTCGTCCGCCCTCGTGTCATTTATCGCTCTGGACTATCTCTCCCCTCTGCCGGTAATCCTGATAATCGGCCGCGAATTCTCCATAACCGGACTGCGCCTTCTGGCCGCCTATCGCGGCGTGGTTATATCCCCGAGCTGGTGGGCCAAAGTGAAAACATTCCTGCAACTGAGCATAGTGGGCATCGTTCTGGCCTATATCACCCTGATAAATGCTCTCGAGTATTACAACAGCCCGTCACTGAGCCTCTTCCAATTCGACTACTACTATTATTTCAACCTTGCCCTCTGGGTAACAGCCATCATAACGCTCTGGACAGGCATTGACTATATCGTGAAATACTACTATATGATAAAATCCGTATTGAAATGAGCGGACTACAACCATGAAGCACCTCGTCACTATGATAGCAACCGGCCTTTACTCCGGATACATCAAACCATTCCCCGGTACCTGGGGAACCATCCCGGCCTGGCTGATTGCCTTCTTTTTAATAAAAGACAATCCGCTTATCCTCGCCATCGCCACCGTGGCGGCGTTCGCCCTCTCGGTATGGTCGGCCGGTGAGGCTGAAAAGTTGTTCGGACACGATGCCCGGAAGATCGTTATGGACGAATGGGCCGGCATGTTCGTCTCGCTTCTGTTCGTACCGTTCTCACTGTTGAATTATGGTATTGCTTTCGTGGCGTTTAGAGCGTTTGATGTGATCAAGCTGCCCCCGGCGGCGCAGTTCGAAAGACTCCCACGGGGATGGGGCGTTACCATGGATGATATCGCCGCCGGAGTCTACGCCAATCTCCTGACCCAGATGATCATCTGGGCCTCGGCGAGATATGGCATGCCATAGGATAAAACCTTAAGGACAGGAACACGACAATTGGACGTTGAACTGATTTCCATAGGTGATGAGCTTCTTACCGGTCACACGGTGAACTCCAATGCCGCCTTCATTGCCGAGAAACTGACCGAGATTGGACTCGACGTGAAATACATCAGCACCACGGGCGACTCACTGGAGCTCATGGAAGAAGCGTTTCACCTGGCGCTCAAGCGCGCCCGGCTGATTATAACCACCGGCGGCCTCGGGCCGACCGATGACGATATCACCAAGAAGGCCATCGTCAAGGTCTTTAAACGCAACCTGATCTTCCACGACAACATTCTCGAAGACCTCAAAAAGCGCTATGCCGCCCGAGGTATCGTCATGCCCGCCATAAATCAGAATCAGGCTCTGCTGCCGCAGGGCGCTACCTTCTTCCCCAACAAGACCGGCTCGGCTGTCGGCATCTGCATAAGCGAAAACGGGCGCATTTTCATAGCTCTTCCCGGTGTCCCGCGCGAAATGATACAAATCATGGTCGATGAGGTTCTTCCGTATGTCCAGGGACTGAAAACCGGGCAGCCGATGAAGATCATCAAACTGCGAACCACTGGTGTGGTCGAAGCAAAACTGGCGGAAATGATAGTCTCTGATCTCGCTCTTGAACCCGGCGTCAGACTCGCCTACCTCCCCGCCTACAGCGGCGTCGATTTGCGCATCCTCGCCTCCGCCGAAAGTCAGGCCGAGGCCGATGATCGCGCTCTGAGACTCGAACGGTATCTGGAATCCAAAGTCGGCAAATACATCTACGGGAAAAACAGCGATACTCTCGAAGCTGTCGTGGGCCAACTCCTCAAAGATAACGACAAAACCCTCGCGGTCGCCGAATCGTGCACCGGCGGTCAGCTCGGCATGCAAATAACATCTATCCCCGGCTCATCGGCCTTCTTCCTCGGCGGCATCACCAGCTATTCCAACGAGAGCAAAATCCGTGACCTCGGCGTCGACCCGCAAATAATCGAACAGCACGGCGCTGTATCGCAGGAGTGCGCGATTGCGATGGCCAAGGGTTGCCGCGAGAGATTCGAAAGCGAGTACGCCCTCTCGATAACCGGTATTGCCGGCCCCGATGGCGGCACCGAGGAAAAACCGGTCGGCACCACGTTCATCGGTTTGGCGTCGACGCACGACTGTTACGCCCACAAATTCGTCCTCGGTATCACCCGCGAATCAACCCGCGCCCGCGCCACCTATGCCGCCCTTGAACTGTTGCGGAGAGACATTCTGGACATAAAATGATGCGCCTGTTTATCGCTCTCCCTCTGGAGAAATCGGTTAAAGACCGCCTCGGCCAAATAATCGCCGAACTCAAATCAAAAGGCGGTTCGGTCAAATGGGTCAAACCGGACAACACGCATCTCACTCTTCGTTTTCTTGGCGAAACCGATGAGAAACTGCTTCCGAGAATAAAGTCCGAGATCGATGCCGTCGCATCCGGTCATGCTCCCGTGACAACCTCGATCAGCATCATCGGCGGCTTCCCCAACCTTAGCCGTCCTCGTGTGATTTGGGTGGGCATAGGAAAAGAAATCGAAGCGCTTTCCAAAATGGCCCGTCAGATGGAGCTGAAAATCCGCACTCTTGGCTTCGAGAAAGAAAGCAAACCGTTCAAAGCCCACCTCACTCTCGCGAGAGTCAGAGAGCCGCGCGGCAATGAACACTTATTCAGTTATCTTCAGGAGTATCAGCTCGACGAAATCCCGGCGCACTTTGACCGGATTGTCCTTTTCAAATCAACCCTCACCCCGCAAGGCCCCATATACGAGCGCTTGCACGAAGCGATGCTGTTAGTCTAACATCGTCTCGAACTCGATCTCATCACGAATAGCAATGCCATAACACCCGACCATGGGTATAGTCGGTTTCAACTTTCGCGACTTCTCAATCGCACCCGGATAAAGCGCCGCGATCGTGAACCCGCGGTGATGATAGAACCGGATAGCGTCAAGATTATCATTGGTAGTAATCAGCCACAGCCGCTTACAGGTCTGCTTCACCCTGTCCTTTACAGCCTCAACGAGCGCCGTGCCGATACCGGAGAACTTAGTGAACGCGTCCAGCGTTACAATCTCGCACTGGTCACCGTCAATCTCGTAAGTAACCAACCCCACATTCCTGCCTGATTCATCTCTCGCGACAAAACCCTCCAAATCGTCCGGATATACCTTCCGTCCCCGGCTTACCACGAAATCCGCTCCCCAGCCGCGAAAGACCTCGAGCACGTAGGTGCTGTCTTTTTCTTCTACCGGATGAATTGATAATTCCATAATGAGTCTATATGGCCCGCACGCCGTCGTAGATGAAACTCGCGCCGAGATAGACGAGGAAAATCGCGCACGCCACTATCAGCACCCTGAGGGCCTTCCCCATGATAATCCGCTTACCCATCCACAGAAGTACCGATACCACCGAGTACCACACGAAATCGGAAAGGATGTGCCCGAAGTAGAAAACCACCGGTCCGATCACCCCGAACTTGAGCGACTTGACCAGAAACGCCAGCCCCGTCGTCGCCCACCAGACAAACCAGTACGGATTCGAGAGCGTCGCCGTGATTCCTTTACCGGCCAGTTTGTGGCTCGACTGTTTGTCTGATGTTACAATTTCGTAATCGATCTTCTTTTTCAGGATCTCATACGCCATCTGCACACCCATCAGAATCAGCGCCACTCCCCCGACAATTCCGATTATTGCCGCCACCATTGGATCCTGCGCCAGGGCAGCCAGTCCGAGCGACAGGACGACCACGACGAAAATCTCGGCAATGGCATGTCCGATTGAGATGATCGGTCCGGTCTGCCAGCCGTGACGGGGTGTCTCGGCAATACCGACCGCCAGAAGCGGTCCGGGCATCATCGCGCCGGAAAACCCGACCATAAACGAGTTGAAAAACAGAAGCGGCAGTTCCATACTAACGTATATAATGCAACCATTACCCCAAAGTTCCAAGCCTGAATTTTCTATCGCGACCATCGTTCAAAAGGGGTGCCGATAACGACACCCCTTAACGGATAATCAATAAATTAGACCCGGCCTATCAATGACCGGTGAAATTGGGTTTGCGCTTCTCTAAGAAAGCCTCCATGCCCTCGTTCTTGTCACCGGTTCCGCAGATCTGGCCAAAGTTGGCCTTCTCCAGGTCACAGCCGGCCGTAAGGGTACCATCGAGTCCGCGGTTGATGCATTCCTTGCCAAGCGAAACGGCAATCGGCGCCTTACTGGCAATCGTCTTTGCCATTGCCATCGCCTTGTCCATCAGCTCTTCCGGCTCATAGACTTCATCAACCAGCCCTATCCGGTGCGCCTCGGCGGCATCGACCATATCGCCGGTGAAAATCATCTGCATCGCCTTGCCGCGTCCGACCAATCTCGGCAAACGCTGCGTGCCGCCATAGCCGGGGATAATCCCCAGGTTGACCTCGGGCTGTCCCATTTTGGCTTTTTTCGAAGCCAGACGAATATCGCAGGCCATCGCCAGTTCACATCCGCCGCCCAGCGCGAAGCCGTTGATAGCGGCGATTACAGGACGCGGGAAATTCTGGATCGTCTTCATCAGGTACAACCCGCGAGCCGCAAGCTCGGTCCCGCTGCGCACGTCAACATCGGCCAGCTCGGTAATATCGGCCCCGGCCACGAATGCCTTCTCCCCCGCGCCGGTGATAATGACACACCGAATCGCCTCATCCGACCAGTAAAAGCTGAAAAGCTGCTGAAGCTCCGCGATTACTTCCCGGTTGAGAGCGTTGAGAGCGCGCTCACGGTTGATCTTCACGACCAAAATCGAGTCGGACTTCTCCACCAAGAGGTTCTTATAATCAGCCATAAAATCTTCCTTTACTCGAATCTATTTAACACATCCTATTGTGCAGTTCCAACGCGAATGCCTATTTGTTGTAATCATAGAAACCGCGTTTGACCTTACGGCCAAGATACCCGGCGTTGACCATCCGCCTCAAAAGCGGCGGGGCCGAATAATGCGAGTCCTTGAACTCCTCGAACATGATATCCGCGATATACAGAATCGTATCCAGCCCGATAAAATCCGTCAGCGTCAGCGGACCCATCGGATGCCCGCATCCCAGCATCATGCCGTTATCGATATCATCGCGCGTGGCCAGCCCGCGTTCGAGCTGACGAAT
Proteins encoded in this region:
- a CDS encoding LysE family transporter, with product MELPLLFFNSFMVGFSGAMMPGPLLAVGIAETPRHGWQTGPIISIGHAIAEIFVVVVLSLGLAALAQDPMVAAIIGIVGGVALILMGVQMAYEILKKKIDYEIVTSDKQSSHKLAGKGITATLSNPYWFVWWATTGLAFLVKSLKFGVIGPVVFYFGHILSDFVWYSVVSVLLWMGKRIIMGKALRVLIVACAIFLVYLGASFIYDGVRAI
- a CDS encoding competence/damage-inducible protein A, which codes for MDVELISIGDELLTGHTVNSNAAFIAEKLTEIGLDVKYISTTGDSLELMEEAFHLALKRARLIITTGGLGPTDDDITKKAIVKVFKRNLIFHDNILEDLKKRYAARGIVMPAINQNQALLPQGATFFPNKTGSAVGICISENGRIFIALPGVPREMIQIMVDEVLPYVQGLKTGQPMKIIKLRTTGVVEAKLAEMIVSDLALEPGVRLAYLPAYSGVDLRILASAESQAEADDRALRLERYLESKVGKYIYGKNSDTLEAVVGQLLKDNDKTLAVAESCTGGQLGMQITSIPGSSAFFLGGITSYSNESKIRDLGVDPQIIEQHGAVSQECAIAMAKGCRERFESEYALSITGIAGPDGGTEEKPVGTTFIGLASTHDCYAHKFVLGITRESTRARATYAALELLRRDILDIK
- the thpR gene encoding RNA 2',3'-cyclic phosphodiesterase produces the protein MMRLFIALPLEKSVKDRLGQIIAELKSKGGSVKWVKPDNTHLTLRFLGETDEKLLPRIKSEIDAVASGHAPVTTSISIIGGFPNLSRPRVIWVGIGKEIEALSKMARQMELKIRTLGFEKESKPFKAHLTLARVREPRGNEHLFSYLQEYQLDEIPAHFDRIVLFKSTLTPQGPIYERLHEAMLLV
- a CDS encoding enoyl-CoA hydratase-related protein: MADYKNLLVEKSDSILVVKINRERALNALNREVIAELQQLFSFYWSDEAIRCVIITGAGEKAFVAGADITELADVDVRSGTELAARGLYLMKTIQNFPRPVIAAINGFALGGGCELAMACDIRLASKKAKMGQPEVNLGIIPGYGGTQRLPRLVGRGKAMQMIFTGDMVDAAEAHRIGLVDEVYEPEELMDKAMAMAKTIASKAPIAVSLGKECINRGLDGTLTAGCDLEKANFGQICGTGDKNEGMEAFLEKRKPNFTGH
- a CDS encoding GNAT family N-acetyltransferase, whose amino-acid sequence is MELSIHPVEEKDSTYVLEVFRGWGADFVVSRGRKVYPDDLEGFVARDESGRNVGLVTYEIDGDQCEIVTLDAFTKFSGIGTALVEAVKDRVKQTCKRLWLITTNDNLDAIRFYHHRGFTIAALYPGAIEKSRKLKPTIPMVGCYGIAIRDEIEFETMLD
- a CDS encoding phosphatidylglycerophosphatase A gives rise to the protein MKHLVTMIATGLYSGYIKPFPGTWGTIPAWLIAFFLIKDNPLILAIATVAAFALSVWSAGEAEKLFGHDARKIVMDEWAGMFVSLLFVPFSLLNYGIAFVAFRAFDVIKLPPAAQFERLPRGWGVTMDDIAAGVYANLLTQMIIWASARYGMP
- the pgsA gene encoding CDP-diacylglycerol--glycerol-3-phosphate 3-phosphatidyltransferase gives rise to the protein MNTPNKLTLLRIIIAPFFMFFFIIDNFHMRMVALGLFIVAALTDLADGHYARKYGIITGFGKFMDPLADKILVSSALVSFIALDYLSPLPVILIIGREFSITGLRLLAAYRGVVISPSWWAKVKTFLQLSIVGIVLAYITLINALEYYNSPSLSLFQFDYYYYFNLALWVTAIITLWTGIDYIVKYYYMIKSVLK